A stretch of Candidatus Sphingomonas phytovorans DNA encodes these proteins:
- a CDS encoding transketolase, translating to MTTIPPERRADPATIAVLETIETRLRWLSSWTIHNANHLRESRDGLKVGGHQASCASITAIMTALYFGALRPQDKVAVKPHAGPVLHAIHYLLGQQSLDALQRYRGMGGAQSYPSRTKDTIPVDFSTGSVGLGVAITAFASLIQDYLVAHGEMAEADTGRMIALMGDAELDEGNIYECLIEAYKHDIRNCWWIVDYNRQSLDSTTADRMFRRFDDIFETCGWRVETLKHGKTQREVFARPGGGAIADWIDACPNAEFAVLTYQGGPAWRERLLADLGADGAARALIEAHDDAALAALMTNLGGHCIETLLDAFARCDDDRPTLFIAYTVKGYGLPFAGHKDNHAGLMNPTQIEGLRSDLGIAPGEEWAPYGGLGDNAAAAVRSFVEASALAQPRGVAAAAPVAVPAVLPVPDGAELSTQAAFGRILLDLAKSGHPLADRIVTTSPDVTVSTNLGAFVNQRGLFRRQELKDVFSAARIPSAQKWAGHGAGQHIELGIAENNLFLMLAALGLSAPLFGTRLIPIGTVYDPFIARGLDALNYACYQDARFLLVATPSGLTLGPEGGAHQSINSPLIGIGQPGLTYFEPAFVDELALIMGWSFEHLQAAEGGSVYLRLTTRVIDQIERTDDGWQQDALKGGYWLKRPGGDRDAAIVFTGAVAPEVLEAYKELADDLPGLGLLMATSPDLLHRGWSAQRASRWTGKGGGASHVETLLDDLAPGAGLVTIIDGSPSTLSWLGSVRGMRVSPLGTDSFGQTGDLPDLYHRYRLDTDAIIDSVANIFLDTANGK from the coding sequence ATGACCACGATTCCCCCAGAACGCCGGGCCGATCCGGCCACCATCGCCGTGCTCGAGACGATCGAAACCAGGCTGCGCTGGCTGTCGTCCTGGACGATCCACAACGCCAATCACCTGCGGGAGAGTCGCGACGGGCTGAAGGTCGGCGGGCACCAGGCGAGCTGCGCCTCGATCACCGCGATCATGACCGCCCTCTATTTCGGCGCGCTCAGGCCGCAGGACAAGGTGGCGGTGAAGCCGCATGCCGGCCCGGTGCTCCACGCGATCCACTATCTGCTTGGCCAGCAAAGCCTGGATGCGCTGCAGCGCTATCGCGGCATGGGTGGTGCGCAGAGCTATCCCAGCCGAACCAAGGATACGATCCCGGTCGATTTCTCGACCGGATCGGTCGGTCTTGGTGTCGCGATCACTGCCTTTGCCAGCCTGATCCAGGATTATCTGGTCGCGCACGGCGAGATGGCCGAGGCGGATACGGGTCGGATGATCGCGCTGATGGGCGACGCGGAGCTCGACGAGGGCAATATCTATGAATGCCTGATCGAGGCGTACAAGCACGATATCCGCAATTGCTGGTGGATCGTCGACTACAACCGCCAGTCACTCGACAGCACCACGGCTGACCGCATGTTCCGCCGCTTCGACGATATCTTCGAAACCTGCGGCTGGCGGGTCGAGACGCTGAAGCACGGCAAGACACAGCGCGAGGTATTCGCGCGGCCCGGCGGCGGGGCGATCGCCGACTGGATCGACGCCTGCCCCAATGCCGAGTTTGCGGTGCTCACCTATCAGGGCGGCCCGGCCTGGCGCGAGCGCCTGCTGGCTGACCTGGGTGCTGACGGCGCGGCGCGGGCGCTGATCGAGGCGCATGACGATGCAGCGCTGGCTGCCCTGATGACCAATCTCGGCGGGCATTGCATCGAGACGCTGCTCGATGCCTTTGCACGCTGCGACGACGATCGGCCGACGCTGTTCATTGCCTATACCGTGAAGGGCTATGGCCTGCCTTTTGCCGGGCACAAGGATAATCATGCCGGATTGATGAACCCGACCCAGATCGAGGGGCTGCGCAGCGATCTCGGTATCGCGCCGGGCGAGGAATGGGCGCCCTATGGCGGCCTTGGCGACAATGCCGCCGCTGCGGTGCGCTCCTTCGTCGAGGCGAGTGCGCTGGCGCAGCCGCGCGGTGTCGCTGCCGCGGCACCCGTCGCGGTGCCGGCCGTGCTGCCGGTCCCGGACGGCGCCGAACTGTCGACCCAGGCGGCGTTCGGCCGGATCCTGCTCGATCTCGCCAAGTCCGGGCACCCGCTTGCCGATCGCATCGTCACCACGTCGCCCGACGTCACCGTCTCCACCAATCTCGGCGCGTTCGTGAACCAGCGCGGGCTGTTCCGCCGCCAGGAACTCAAGGACGTCTTTTCCGCCGCACGAATTCCGTCTGCGCAGAAATGGGCCGGGCACGGCGCGGGGCAGCATATCGAACTCGGCATCGCCGAGAACAACCTGTTCCTGATGCTCGCGGCGCTCGGCCTGTCTGCGCCGCTGTTCGGCACCCGGCTGATCCCCATCGGCACGGTCTATGATCCGTTCATCGCCCGCGGGCTCGATGCGCTCAACTATGCCTGTTACCAGGATGCGCGCTTCCTGCTGGTCGCGACGCCATCGGGGCTGACGCTCGGGCCTGAGGGTGGCGCCCACCAGTCGATCAATTCGCCGCTGATCGGCATCGGCCAGCCCGGCCTCACCTATTTCGAGCCGGCCTTTGTCGACGAGCTCGCCCTCATCATGGGCTGGTCGTTCGAACATCTCCAGGCAGCGGAGGGAGGGTCGGTATATCTGCGCCTGACGACGCGGGTGATCGATCAGATCGAGCGCACCGATGACGGCTGGCAGCAGGACGCGCTGAAGGGCGGTTACTGGTTGAAGCGGCCCGGCGGCGACCGGGATGCCGCCATCGTGTTCACCGGCGCCGTCGCCCCGGAGGTTCTCGAGGCCTATAAGGAACTGGCTGACGACCTCCCCGGGCTGGGTCTTTTGATGGCGACCTCGCCCGACCTGCTCCACCGGGGTTGGTCGGCACAACGCGCAAGCCGATGGACGGGGAAAGGGGGAGGCGCCTCTCACGTCGAAACCCTGCTTGACGACCTCGCGCCCGGAGCCGGGCTGGTAACGATCATCGATGGATCGCCGTCGACGCTCTCATGGCTTGGCAGTGTCAGGGGAATGCGCGTGAGCCCGCTCGGAACCGACAGCTTTGGCCAGACGGGGGACCTGCCAGACCTGTACCATCGCTACAGGCTCGATACCGATGCCATCATCGATTCCGTCGCGAATATCTTCCTGGATACCGCGAACGGCAAATAG
- a CDS encoding DUF3089 domain-containing protein codes for MKAAPLFTLAGCGAIVLLGVFGLGPVATVIATFGSPSRPFDAAHVPPEPDYAQADAWLAYPGRNGLERSTPPGMAAIDEANAPADVFFIHPTTYQQSDVWNVAYNKPSEFDPAVLLGQASAFNGCCRIFAPHYRQASLRALDNSRPAVALAYADVARAFRYYIAHENNGRPFLIAAHSQGAMHAVKLLQAEILGTPLQARLVAAYVIGAYAPADFGTIGLPVCDGARETGCILSWNTSQTGRTGAFQLVRDKTYWWRGGEKSSDQPPAICVNPLTWRREGVAPAAANPGSLPFPKGRADEPGRTLPALTPHLTGAVCDESLLKVDIPWSAPSGFHDALSLLYGSYHLGDYGIFYAAIRHNTAERVAAWEAKRGQPAR; via the coding sequence TTGAAGGCGGCGCCGCTGTTCACCCTGGCCGGGTGCGGCGCCATCGTCCTGCTCGGCGTGTTTGGCCTGGGCCCGGTCGCGACCGTCATCGCGACCTTCGGGTCACCGTCCCGACCTTTCGATGCTGCTCATGTACCGCCCGAGCCGGACTATGCCCAGGCCGATGCGTGGCTGGCCTATCCCGGGCGCAACGGACTTGAGCGCTCGACGCCGCCAGGCATGGCGGCGATCGACGAGGCCAATGCGCCGGCCGACGTCTTCTTCATCCACCCGACGACCTATCAACAGAGCGATGTTTGGAATGTCGCTTACAACAAGCCGTCCGAGTTCGACCCCGCCGTCCTGCTTGGCCAGGCGAGCGCGTTCAACGGCTGTTGCCGTATCTTTGCGCCGCATTACCGTCAGGCATCACTACGCGCGCTTGACAATAGCCGGCCGGCGGTAGCGCTGGCCTATGCCGATGTCGCGCGCGCCTTTCGCTATTATATCGCCCATGAAAATAACGGTCGCCCGTTCCTGATCGCCGCGCACAGCCAGGGGGCGATGCATGCGGTCAAGCTGCTCCAGGCCGAGATACTCGGCACGCCGCTTCAGGCGCGGCTTGTCGCGGCCTATGTGATCGGGGCCTATGCACCCGCTGACTTCGGCACGATCGGCCTGCCGGTGTGCGACGGCGCCCGCGAAACCGGCTGCATCCTTTCATGGAACACCAGTCAGACAGGGCGCACCGGAGCCTTCCAACTGGTTCGCGACAAGACATATTGGTGGCGCGGCGGCGAAAAGAGCTCAGACCAGCCGCCCGCGATCTGCGTGAACCCCCTGACCTGGCGCCGCGAGGGCGTGGCGCCCGCCGCGGCCAACCCCGGCAGCCTGCCCTTTCCCAAAGGACGAGCTGACGAACCGGGCAGGACCCTGCCTGCCCTCACGCCCCATCTTACCGGCGCAGTGTGTGACGAAAGTCTGCTCAAGGTCGATATTCCATGGTCAGCGCCAAGCGGCTTTCACGACGCCCTGAGCCTCCTCTACGGCAGCTATCATCTTGGTGACTACGGCATCTTCTATGCCGCGATCAGGCACAACACCGCGGAACGCGTCGCTGCCTGGGAGGCGAAACGCGGGCAACCGGCCCGATGA
- a CDS encoding TonB-dependent receptor has product MRHHHLCGTAWTALALATIGSAIPLSSASAQAQAQPHAEEPASDDIVVTARKRNERLQDAPLSVSAFSAADLRQGNARDFKDVLRKVPGVSFSGAELGQSRYSIRGVSTTSPSPTVGIYLDDISLLGATNAFSGAADPVFFDFSRVEILKGPQGTLYGGSAMGGAIKYVSHAPELGKTTLDTAAGVSTTAHGGISYQAEAVLNLPLSDKLALRTGVLYRNNAGYIDNVANGLAVDVRTSTTAPPAALTPLARPSLSTLADRDQNSDHVLAVKAALLWQPDPSLDITPSLFRQAYRQKNTGAFWTNLPDLQSSFRLAQPTNDDLGVYSLNMVKHLGGVDITSLTAYVDRSVKFDRDYSFYIATLVPALYGVNSPNASNSSTRTFSQEVRAASSNPAARLRWTVGLYYAHQRDELDQTVKSIGVGGLLGTGTDTVYHGNTLSKLTQYAAFADLTFEILPGLDATAALRYFNLKQTIDTRGDGVLNGGDTHGTASTRQSGVNPKFELAYRASRDALIYASAAKGFRPGGGNPFAVAPSQCQADLANLGLSSVPVSYRSDSLWTYEVGSKNQFLDRRLTLNGAAFYTDWKNIQQNVFLPGCGFSFSGNVGGAEIKGAELSSQFTVDGLTLGAAASYTDAKISKSATGVSARVGQPVLDTPKWIANANIAYHFPIGGGTTATARADYQYRSSSLRMFENSFVVTTPTGPVSANNVTQRQKAYDVVNLGLLIDTGSWQVDLFVNNLLDKAPLLDHNVVSGIEAAITLRPRTMGVGVRRQF; this is encoded by the coding sequence ATGCGACATCATCATCTCTGCGGCACCGCCTGGACCGCACTCGCGCTCGCGACGATCGGCAGCGCCATTCCGCTTTCGTCGGCCAGCGCCCAGGCCCAGGCTCAACCCCATGCGGAAGAACCAGCGTCCGACGACATCGTGGTCACCGCGCGCAAGCGCAACGAGCGCTTGCAGGATGCCCCCCTCTCCGTCTCGGCCTTCTCGGCCGCCGACCTCCGCCAGGGGAATGCCCGCGACTTCAAAGACGTGCTGCGCAAGGTACCCGGCGTGTCCTTCTCGGGCGCCGAACTGGGCCAGAGCCGCTACAGCATTCGCGGCGTCAGCACGACGTCGCCAAGCCCCACCGTCGGCATCTATCTCGACGACATATCGCTGCTCGGCGCGACCAACGCCTTTAGCGGTGCCGCCGATCCGGTGTTCTTCGATTTCAGCCGGGTCGAAATCCTCAAGGGGCCGCAGGGCACGCTGTATGGCGGCAGCGCGATGGGCGGCGCGATCAAATATGTCAGCCACGCGCCGGAGCTTGGCAAGACGACGCTTGATACCGCGGCGGGCGTATCAACCACCGCGCATGGCGGCATTTCCTATCAGGCCGAAGCGGTGCTGAACCTGCCGCTGTCCGACAAGCTCGCGCTGCGCACCGGAGTCCTTTATCGCAACAATGCCGGCTATATCGACAATGTGGCGAACGGGCTCGCGGTCGATGTGCGGACCAGCACGACAGCGCCGCCCGCCGCGCTGACGCCACTCGCGCGGCCTTCGCTCAGCACGCTGGCCGACAGGGACCAGAATTCGGACCACGTGCTTGCCGTGAAGGCGGCGCTGTTGTGGCAGCCCGATCCTTCGCTCGACATTACGCCATCGCTGTTCCGCCAAGCCTATCGCCAGAAGAACACCGGCGCCTTCTGGACCAATCTTCCCGATCTGCAGAGCTCGTTCCGGCTGGCGCAGCCCACCAATGACGATCTCGGCGTCTATTCGCTGAACATGGTCAAGCATCTGGGCGGCGTCGATATCACCTCGCTGACCGCCTATGTCGATCGTTCGGTCAAGTTCGATCGCGACTATTCCTTCTACATCGCGACGCTGGTTCCCGCCCTGTACGGCGTCAACTCGCCCAACGCCTCCAATAGCAGCACCAGGACGTTCAGCCAGGAAGTCCGCGCCGCGTCGTCCAATCCGGCAGCGCGGCTGCGCTGGACCGTCGGCCTCTATTATGCGCATCAGCGCGACGAGCTCGACCAGACCGTCAAGTCGATCGGCGTCGGCGGGCTCCTCGGGACCGGCACCGACACGGTCTATCATGGCAATACCCTCAGCAAGCTGACTCAATATGCCGCCTTTGCCGACCTGACCTTCGAAATCCTGCCCGGCCTCGATGCCACCGCCGCGCTGCGTTATTTCAACCTCAAACAGACGATCGACACCCGTGGCGATGGCGTGCTGAACGGCGGCGATACACATGGCACGGCCAGCACCCGCCAGAGCGGGGTCAATCCGAAGTTCGAACTCGCCTATCGCGCCAGCCGCGACGCCTTGATCTATGCCAGCGCGGCCAAGGGCTTCCGCCCCGGCGGCGGCAATCCGTTCGCCGTGGCGCCAAGCCAGTGCCAGGCCGATCTTGCCAATCTTGGCCTGTCCTCGGTGCCGGTCAGCTATCGGTCGGACTCGCTATGGACCTATGAAGTCGGCAGCAAGAACCAGTTCCTCGACCGTCGGCTGACCCTCAACGGCGCCGCCTTCTATACCGACTGGAAAAACATCCAGCAGAATGTCTTCCTGCCCGGGTGCGGATTCTCGTTCAGCGGCAATGTCGGCGGCGCCGAAATCAAGGGCGCCGAACTCAGCAGCCAGTTCACGGTGGACGGCCTGACGCTCGGCGCGGCGGCGAGCTATACCGACGCCAAGATATCCAAAAGCGCGACGGGCGTTTCGGCCAGGGTGGGACAGCCGGTGCTCGACACACCGAAATGGATCGCGAACGCCAACATCGCCTATCATTTCCCGATCGGGGGCGGCACCACCGCGACGGCGCGGGCCGACTATCAGTATCGCAGTTCCAGCCTGAGGATGTTCGAGAACAGCTTCGTCGTCACGACCCCGACCGGCCCGGTCTCGGCCAACAACGTCACCCAGCGGCAAAAGGCGTATGACGTGGTCAATCTGGGCCTGCTGATCGACACCGGATCCTGGCAGGTCGATCTGTTCGTCAACAACCTGCTCGATAAGGCGCCGCTGCTCGACCACAATGTCGTCAGCGGGATCGAAGCCGCCATCACGCTTCGGCCCAGGACGATGGGCGTTGGCGTACGCCGGCAATTCTAG
- a CDS encoding AraC family transcriptional regulator, translated as MALAEPQGKVPHYVSGRFEPFLRDDEISGVVIDGRSRGRIDEHLVGDDRLTFKVQLTGAGEYQFNDAPTSEIAGECLVIAHQPSGVVKRQIILNDTEERSVTLFFPRLGNGRIAGFEDEGQEVRAASEFLSQRLLFRRYQLPRAAALCAADILDTRRSPWTQERFKRAKIDELTCLLLDFFISQFKRSDDHGLTEREVRRVRQARAIIAEQLDQPPGIAELARAVGTNRTRLNTTFRAFYGETIGQALQKERMESARTLLGEDSLSVSEIAERCGYGHLSNFSLAYKAYFGMSPSVARDAAAQIMRSA; from the coding sequence ATGGCGCTCGCAGAACCGCAAGGAAAGGTCCCGCACTATGTGAGCGGTCGCTTCGAACCGTTCCTCCGAGACGACGAGATCAGCGGTGTCGTGATCGATGGCCGTTCGCGTGGCCGGATCGACGAACATCTGGTCGGCGACGACCGGCTGACGTTCAAGGTGCAACTGACCGGTGCCGGCGAATATCAGTTCAATGATGCGCCGACGTCCGAAATCGCCGGCGAATGCCTTGTCATCGCGCACCAGCCATCGGGCGTCGTCAAGCGGCAGATCATTCTGAACGACACCGAGGAGCGTTCGGTGACACTGTTCTTTCCGCGCCTCGGCAACGGGCGGATCGCCGGCTTCGAGGATGAAGGGCAGGAAGTACGCGCAGCCAGCGAATTCCTGTCGCAGCGTCTCCTGTTCCGGCGTTACCAGTTGCCGCGCGCCGCAGCACTTTGTGCCGCCGATATTCTCGACACCCGCCGGTCACCCTGGACGCAGGAACGGTTCAAGAGGGCCAAGATCGACGAACTGACCTGCCTGCTGCTCGATTTCTTCATCAGCCAGTTCAAGCGATCAGACGATCATGGGCTGACCGAGCGTGAGGTCCGCCGGGTGCGCCAGGCTCGCGCGATCATCGCCGAGCAACTCGACCAGCCGCCTGGCATTGCCGAACTGGCCCGGGCGGTCGGCACTAACCGGACCAGGCTGAACACGACGTTCCGCGCCTTTTATGGCGAGACGATCGGCCAGGCGCTGCAAAAGGAAAGAATGGAAAGCGCTCGCACCTTGTTGGGCGAGGACAGCCTGTCGGTCAGCGAGATCGCCGAGCGCTGCGGCTATGGCCATCTCAGCAATTTCTCGCTGGCCTACAAGGCTTATTTCGGAATGAGCCCGTCGGTCGCGCGCGACGCCGCCGCACAAATAATGCGGTCGGCATAA
- a CDS encoding GMC family oxidoreductase N-terminal domain-containing protein codes for MTEVFDYVVVGAGASGCAVAGRLAAVPGTRVAVLEAGRAGRLRIEAIPAATIHTNGNPFYDWKLVSQPDPSRLDRTEDWPRGLGPGGSTRINGMIFVRGAPEDFDAWRDLGARGWGYRDVLPYFRRIETSTDAESQVRGATGPLRVSPLPYVHDLTPRFIAAAGEAGLPFNPDINGERQDGIGYVQSSARRGRRHDSFTAFLKPAITRGAAVMLEGARAHRVIFEGGRATGVEFEQDGVVRTVVARKGVILSGGAIHTPQLLMLSGIGPAARLRELGIPVVTDAPEVGRNLMEHVGIWMGLKVSVPTLNQQVNLMGMARAMLLWLAGKGPAAAPTAQAVGFARTLAGLPSPDIQIHLTPFGHIGRGAERKLAPFPMVSVVASVNHPRSRGRIDLASGDPAAAPLIYPTLLEAPEDLATLRRGVELCGRIVDAPAFRDFVEERIGWPDLSADDAEADRQIRSLATPIYHPVGTCRMGSDAASVVDPRLKVRGVDGLFVADASIMPRHISGNTQAVAMMIGDKAADLIGMPL; via the coding sequence ATGACGGAGGTGTTCGATTATGTCGTGGTCGGGGCCGGCGCGAGCGGTTGCGCGGTTGCCGGGCGGCTGGCCGCTGTGCCCGGCACGCGCGTCGCAGTGCTCGAGGCGGGGCGGGCGGGGCGGTTGCGGATCGAGGCGATCCCGGCCGCGACGATCCATACCAACGGCAATCCTTTTTATGACTGGAAGCTGGTTTCCCAGCCCGATCCCAGCCGCCTCGACCGGACCGAGGATTGGCCGCGCGGGCTCGGCCCGGGCGGCAGCACGCGGATCAACGGGATGATCTTCGTTCGCGGCGCGCCTGAGGATTTCGACGCGTGGCGCGATCTCGGCGCGCGGGGCTGGGGTTATCGCGACGTGCTGCCCTATTTCCGGCGGATCGAGACCAGCACTGACGCCGAGTCCCAGGTCCGGGGCGCCACCGGGCCGCTGCGCGTTTCGCCGTTGCCCTATGTGCATGATCTGACGCCGCGGTTCATCGCGGCGGCTGGCGAGGCCGGGTTGCCGTTCAATCCGGATATCAATGGCGAACGACAGGACGGCATCGGTTATGTGCAGAGTTCGGCCAGGAGGGGCCGTCGGCACGACAGCTTCACCGCTTTCCTGAAGCCGGCGATCACTCGCGGCGCTGCCGTCATGCTGGAAGGCGCGCGTGCGCACCGGGTGATTTTCGAAGGCGGCCGGGCGACCGGCGTTGAATTCGAGCAGGACGGCGTCGTCCGCACCGTCGTGGCGCGCAAAGGGGTCATCTTGTCCGGCGGCGCCATCCACACCCCGCAATTGCTGATGCTGTCGGGCATTGGTCCGGCCGCACGGTTGCGCGAACTCGGCATCCCGGTCGTGACCGACGCGCCCGAAGTCGGCCGCAACCTGATGGAGCATGTCGGCATCTGGATGGGCCTGAAGGTCTCGGTCCCGACCCTCAACCAGCAGGTCAATCTGATGGGGATGGCGCGGGCGATGCTGCTCTGGCTGGCCGGGAAGGGGCCGGCCGCCGCGCCCACCGCCCAGGCAGTCGGTTTCGCGCGAACCCTGGCCGGGCTGCCGTCGCCGGATATCCAGATTCATCTGACTCCGTTCGGCCATATCGGTCGTGGTGCCGAGCGCAAGCTGGCACCGTTTCCGATGGTCAGCGTCGTCGCCAGCGTCAACCATCCGCGGAGCAGGGGGCGGATCGATCTGGCAAGCGGCGATCCCGCCGCCGCGCCGTTGATCTATCCGACATTGCTCGAGGCGCCGGAGGATCTGGCGACATTGCGGCGCGGCGTCGAGCTGTGCGGCCGGATCGTCGACGCGCCGGCGTTCCGGGACTTTGTCGAGGAGCGGATCGGGTGGCCGGACCTGAGCGCGGACGATGCCGAGGCCGACCGCCAGATCCGCAGTCTCGCGACGCCAATCTATCACCCGGTCGGCACCTGCCGGATGGGGTCGGACGCCGCCTCGGTGGTCGATCCCAGGCTCAAGGTCCGCGGCGTCGACGGTCTGTTCGTCGCCGATGCCTCCATCATGCCCCGCCACATCAGCGGAAACACCCAGGCCGTCGCGATGATGATCGGCGACAAGGCCGCAGACCTGATCGGAATGCCTCTATGA
- a CDS encoding aldehyde dehydrogenase family protein has translation MNSSAVARILPNWDTPFPEALGHAWIQGETRVFGGDPVVSVNPATGDILGGFDEGGAQAIDTAVVAARSAFLGDWGRMGGAGRAGLLLAWAARIAEEVEQLAWLETLEVGRPTTDAKALIGQGPLLIGHYASMIPALEDRADGAARRARGVVGAITPWNFPVANVLIRAAPILAAGNTLVLKPSELSPRSAVLLAQLASEAGLPPGVFNVVPGTGHETGAALAAHPGVDMLAFTGSTRTGQAIIQASASRSLKPLMMECGGKSPQLVLPDMIDQPEIWPGVFAAAFWNTGQWCAARTRLLVPRGGLDAAVEGLRAAAADWPIGDPRDLATRLGPLASRKQYDTIQGFREIARQTARVVPLSAAPGGLPADGFYVAPELVLDAAQDNALVQQEVFGPLLTVQEYGDLDEAIRLADDGPYGLGATIWGADKEAAERIATGLCVGSVDVIVAAAARPGLALGTPFEPRKQSGFGVEGGLAGLAAFTAPQAITYAG, from the coding sequence ATGAATTCTTCGGCCGTCGCCCGGATTCTCCCCAACTGGGATACACCTTTTCCGGAGGCGTTGGGTCATGCCTGGATTCAGGGCGAGACCCGAGTGTTTGGCGGGGATCCGGTCGTCAGCGTCAACCCGGCGACGGGCGATATCCTGGGCGGCTTCGACGAGGGCGGCGCGCAGGCGATCGATACGGCGGTGGTCGCCGCGCGATCGGCATTCCTTGGCGATTGGGGGCGGATGGGCGGCGCCGGGCGCGCCGGGTTGCTCCTCGCCTGGGCCGCGCGCATCGCTGAAGAGGTCGAGCAGCTGGCCTGGCTTGAGACGCTGGAAGTCGGCCGTCCGACGACGGACGCCAAGGCGCTGATCGGGCAAGGCCCGCTGCTGATCGGCCATTATGCCAGCATGATCCCTGCGCTCGAGGATCGTGCCGACGGCGCGGCGCGGCGCGCGCGGGGTGTAGTCGGTGCCATCACGCCGTGGAATTTCCCCGTCGCCAATGTGTTGATCCGCGCTGCGCCGATCCTCGCGGCGGGCAATACGCTGGTGCTGAAACCCTCGGAACTGTCGCCGCGATCCGCGGTCCTGCTCGCGCAACTGGCCAGCGAAGCGGGCCTGCCACCGGGCGTGTTCAACGTGGTGCCGGGCACCGGGCACGAGACCGGCGCGGCACTCGCGGCCCATCCCGGCGTCGATATGCTCGCCTTCACCGGCTCGACCCGGACCGGTCAGGCGATCATCCAGGCCTCGGCATCGCGATCGCTCAAGCCGCTGATGATGGAATGCGGTGGCAAATCGCCGCAACTCGTGCTGCCCGACATGATCGATCAGCCGGAGATCTGGCCGGGCGTCTTCGCCGCCGCCTTCTGGAATACCGGCCAATGGTGCGCGGCGCGCACCCGATTGCTGGTGCCCAGGGGCGGGCTGGACGCGGCGGTCGAGGGGCTACGCGCCGCTGCGGCTGACTGGCCGATCGGCGATCCACGCGATCTGGCGACGCGGCTGGGTCCGCTCGCCAGCCGCAAGCAATATGATACCATCCAGGGCTTTCGGGAGATCGCCCGCCAGACGGCGCGGGTCGTGCCGCTGTCGGCCGCTCCCGGGGGCCTGCCGGCGGACGGCTTCTACGTTGCACCGGAACTGGTACTGGATGCGGCGCAGGACAATGCCCTGGTCCAGCAGGAGGTGTTCGGCCCATTGCTGACGGTGCAGGAATATGGCGATCTGGACGAGGCGATCAGGCTGGCGGACGACGGGCCCTATGGTCTTGGCGCGACAATCTGGGGTGCCGACAAAGAGGCCGCGGAACGGATCGCTACGGGGCTGTGCGTCGGATCGGTGGATGTGATCGTCGCGGCCGCCGCCCGGCCGGGCCTCGCGCTCGGCACGCCGTTCGAACCGCGCAAACAGTCCGGCTTCGGCGTTGAAGGCGGGCTTGCCGGCCTTGCCGCCTTCACCGCGCCACAGGCCATCACCTATGCAGGCTGA
- a CDS encoding MFS transporter, giving the protein MQADAPRESRTSLAALIVIGTGAMTSATLSPVMLGLYIDELRLTASQASLALAAENGAYALGLLLFYLILHRARRPMLAATGLGIMVVTSLLTARAGGFVPLLAIRAVFGLAMGFTASTVFAAYAGRADPQRVWAIATFVNLTYAAILLTLSGWIAQTFGLTGIVAVLAMVAVIGLACTRLIPPAPPRAEREVRSGGTENGGVINLPAICGALALLCLYAGHTTLWSFQERMGLAVGLDRSQVGVLLGISVLGAIIGAVLSVSAGHRFGQRGPNALAFAGLIASALLLALPMMAAYVAGAVIVKTAWFFGLPFILGALARLDRSGRWSSMGAALLALGSAIGPAIGATLASYGAHMIGVLAAGLYLISFLFTVPLFAADRSIPAHH; this is encoded by the coding sequence ATGCAGGCTGATGCGCCCCGGGAATCGCGGACCAGTCTGGCCGCGCTGATCGTCATCGGTACAGGCGCGATGACCAGCGCCACCCTGAGCCCGGTGATGCTCGGCCTGTATATTGACGAGCTTCGCCTCACCGCCTCGCAGGCGAGCCTGGCGCTCGCGGCGGAGAACGGTGCCTATGCGCTGGGGTTGCTGCTCTTCTACCTCATATTGCACCGGGCGAGGCGCCCGATGCTGGCCGCGACCGGCCTCGGGATCATGGTCGTCACCAGCCTGTTGACCGCGAGGGCGGGGGGCTTCGTGCCGCTGCTGGCGATCCGCGCGGTCTTTGGCCTGGCCATGGGCTTCACCGCATCGACCGTGTTCGCCGCTTACGCTGGCCGTGCCGATCCGCAGCGGGTGTGGGCGATCGCCACTTTCGTCAACCTGACCTACGCAGCCATCCTGCTGACCCTGTCGGGATGGATCGCCCAGACTTTCGGCCTGACGGGTATCGTTGCGGTGTTGGCGATGGTCGCGGTGATCGGCCTGGCCTGTACACGACTGATCCCGCCGGCACCGCCGCGCGCTGAGCGGGAGGTGCGCAGCGGGGGGACGGAAAATGGGGGGGTGATCAATCTTCCCGCGATCTGCGGCGCGCTGGCGCTGCTGTGCCTTTATGCCGGTCACACCACTTTATGGTCGTTTCAGGAACGTATGGGCTTGGCAGTCGGTCTCGATCGCAGTCAGGTGGGTGTGTTGCTGGGGATTTCCGTGCTGGGCGCGATCATCGGCGCTGTCCTGTCGGTGAGCGCCGGGCACCGGTTCGGCCAGCGCGGGCCTAACGCGCTCGCCTTTGCCGGTCTGATCGCCTCGGCGTTGTTGCTCGCCCTGCCGATGATGGCTGCCTATGTGGCGGGCGCGGTAATCGTGAAAACCGCCTGGTTCTTCGGCCTGCCCTTCATTCTTGGCGCACTGGCCCGGCTCGATCGCAGCGGCCGGTGGAGCAGCATGGGCGCGGCGCTTCTCGCACTGGGTTCGGCAATCGGGCCGGCGATCGGTGCCACCCTGGCCAGCTACGGCGCGCACATGATCGGCGTTCTCGCGGCGGGGCTGTACCTGATCAGCTTCCTGTTCACCGTGCCGCTGTTCGCCGCCGACCGATCCATTCCTGCCCATCACTGA